Within the Longimicrobiaceae bacterium genome, the region GCCGCGGCGCGGCGCCTGGCCGCGGAGTCGGCCGCGCGCCCCTTCGACCTCGAGCGCGGGCCGCTCCTGCGCGCCTCGCTCGTCCGCCTGGGCGACGACGAGTCGCTCCTCCTCTTCGCCATGCACCACGTGGTGGGCGACGGGTGGTCCACCGGGGTGCTGGTGCGCGAGGTGTCCGCGCTGTACCGCGCCTTCGCCCGCGGCGAGCCGTCGCCGCTCCCGGAGCTCCCGGTCCAGTACGGCGACTACGCCGTGTGGCAGCGGAGCTGGCTCACGGACGAGGTCCTGGAGGGCGAGCTGGCCTTCTGGCGCGAGGCGATGGCCGGCGCCCCGCCGCTCCTGGAGCTCCCGCTGGACCGTCCGCGCCCGCCGGTCCCGGATCCGCGGGGCGCCCGCGTCGCCCTCCACGTACCGGCGGAGGTGGGCGAGGGGGTCCGGGAGCTGTGCCGCGCGGAGGCGGCGACCCCGTTCATGGTCCTGCTGGCGGCCTGGCAGCTCCTCCTGGCCCGCTACTCGGGAGACGAGGACGTGGTGGTGGGGACCCCGGTCGCGGGCCGGACGCGGACGGAGCTGGAGGGATTGATCGGGCTGTTCGTGAACACCCTCCCGTTGCGCGCCGACCTGGCCGGGCGGCCGTCGTTCCGCGAGCTGCTCCGCCGGAGCCGCCGGGCGACGCTGGCGGCGTTCGCGCACCAGGACCTCCCCTTCGAGCGCCTGGTGGACGAGCTGGGGGTGGAGCGCTCGCTGGCGCACGCGCCGCTCTTCCAGGCCCTGTTCGTCTTCGAGGGGGCCGCGCAGGAGGCGCCCTTGCTGGGCGAGGTGCGCGTGGAGGCGTGGGACGGCGGGGGCGAGGGGGCCAAGTTCGACCTGGCGCTGGAGGCCACGGACGCGGACGGCCGCCTCACCGGGGCGCTCGCCTACCGGACGGCGCTCTTCCACGCGGCAACGGCGGAGCGGGCCGCCGCCCATTTCGCTGCCCTCCTGGCCGCCGCCGTGGCCGCGCCGGGAGCGTCCGCCTGGGAGCTGCCGCTCCTCGGCCGCGCCGAACGGGAGGCGCTGGTGTCGGGCTGGAACGACACCGCTCTGCGGCACGCGGAGGCGGGATCCGTCCACGCGCTGTTCGAGGCCCAGGCGGCGAGGACGCCGGACGCCGTCGCGCTGGTCGCCGGGAGCGAGCGAGTCACCTACGCGGAGCTGGACCGCCGCGCCTCGTCGCTCGCCGTCCGGCTGCGCGGCCTCGGGGTGGGTCCGGAGGTGAGGGTCGGCGTCTGCACCGAGCGCGCCCCGGAGATGGTCGTAGCCGTCCTGGCGGCGCTGAAGGCCGGGGGCGCCTACCTCCCGCTGGACCCGGCCTACCCCCCGGAGCGCCTCCGCTTCCTGGTCGAGGACGCGGAGGCGCGCGTGGTCCTGACCACGGCCGCGCTCCGCG harbors:
- a CDS encoding amino acid adenylation domain-containing protein; amino-acid sequence: AAARRLAAESAARPFDLERGPLLRASLVRLGDDESLLLFAMHHVVGDGWSTGVLVREVSALYRAFARGEPSPLPELPVQYGDYAVWQRSWLTDEVLEGELAFWREAMAGAPPLLELPLDRPRPPVPDPRGARVALHVPAEVGEGVRELCRAEAATPFMVLLAAWQLLLARYSGDEDVVVGTPVAGRTRTELEGLIGLFVNTLPLRADLAGRPSFRELLRRSRRATLAAFAHQDLPFERLVDELGVERSLAHAPLFQALFVFEGAAQEAPLLGEVRVEAWDGGGEGAKFDLALEATDADGRLTGALAYRTALFHAATAERAAAHFAALLAAAVAAPGASAWELPLLGRAEREALVSGWNDTALRHAEAGSVHALFEAQAARTPDAVALVAGSERVTYAELDRRASSLAVRLRGLGVGPEVRVGVCTERAPEMVVAVLAALKAGGAYLPLDPAYPPERLRFLVEDAEARVVLTTAALRGRVPGAVERVLVEEAAPHGADGASHPALPESLAYVVHTSGSTGTPKGVMVEHRALANLLLGTRALFGFGPGDVVPSLASHAFDIWGFEVLGPLLAGATVRLVPAERVTDPAALAEEAAHATALHAVPALMRQVAASGPPAEGLRWVFTGGDTVPPELPGELRERFPGAEVAVLYGPTEGTVVASAYRVPAGEPATGHPIGSPLPNVRLYVCDRGMEPAPLGVPGELLIGGAGVARGYLGRPDLTAEKFVPDPFSGADGPGARLYRTGDRVRRRADGVLEFLGRTDAQVKVRGFRIEPGEVEAALAAHPSVREAVVAAREDAPGARRLVAYVT